ACTCCAAACTATACTTTAACTCTCTATAATCCTAACTATCTAACTCCCTTCTCACATTATACTCAACTGACTTGCTACCTGTTATACAGGTAACCCTTTGTTAAAATGATGTATTAACtccttattttctttattttcttattatctcAACTACTCAAGCTTAACACTCATTCTCTCTTAATCTTCATCATCAATTTTCGTCATTCTTGCACACTAATTTTGTTCCACATTCTCTTTTGTTCCACAGCTTGGATACCTTGAATTGCCCACTAATTTTATTGCTTAAAACCTCCAAATCAGAAATTAACCCCAAATTTGACGTGAGTTATACGTAAAACATAAGGAATCAACAATAAAATGAACTTGCTCAAAACATTGAATTACAACACCAAAATGAAGGAATTTAACAATTGTACAAGTTCCTTGTGTTTTTTTGCCATATATTATTCAAATATGGGCAAAACTAAAGAAGAGCAAGAAGCATCAAAAGCCCCTAAAAATCGACAAGAATCTTTCTAATTTCAGATGTTTAGGTATAAACCCAGAAAGTATCAAATGTTGTTTAGttaaaaacaacatgaaattcCACAAATTTAAGAGATGGGTGGGTAGCACTGCGTCTCTGCCGCATCTCCAAATTTCACTATCCAAATGAATAGAAAGACAAACCGCACATAATTGAATACTATCCAGATGAATAACAcacataattgaattgaatttccTGTCGAATCTTGGTAGTAATCTTTCTTGTCACTCTCACACATCTGCTCTAAATAGACTTATAAACAAGCCTCTTCATCTCGTTTCTCAAATAAAGAAATGCCTTTTCTTATTAATGGCAACCAAATTCATCTCTTTTTTCTCTATTGTTGTAATTGTAAAGAAAATAAAGTGAAATTTCATTATAGGAACAATGACTTGGAGAGCTCAGCATTCTTCTTTAttgttaaaaaaataaaaatggagatgaTAATTaagaaagagagaaggaaagaacAAGGAAGAAAGAACAATGAAGAAGACCAGAAAAATCAAAGAAGTtcaagaaagaaagagaaaaagaaagagagatgtgtaccaaaaaagaaagaaagagagatAAAGAACAAAGAAGAAGGGGAATGAGGAATCAGTAGACTAAACAGAAGATGACTGGCATCGATAGGTAAACAAAGTGACCAAGTACGCAAAGATGTAGGTAAGTTGTTGGGCTTTGGGTTGGTGAAAGGTTGGACATTGCTGTTCTGCTTAAGTAATTTTTTTGCCGGAATAAGACCTGAGGCGTCATTTTATCATAAAAGCACGCAAATCGGCCCTCTATAATGGATATAATGTCAAGAAGGGGAATGAGTTTTGCACATCATGGAGGACACTTTTACCCTACACTTTGGAAGAATGGCTTAACAATTGGACAACATTAAGATCATGGAAGGAGAAAAGGATTATGCAAAAGAGGCTTGGTGCGTGATACTAGTACGTAAGTTTTTCGTGTTGAAAAGGATGAATTGTTTGTTTTGTTATATTCCTGCTTCTTGTGAATTTTCTGGGACTCTACTCTCTGTAGGTCTCTGGGATTTTATCCCTTTTATTAATCAAAAAAAGTGACCAAGTACAATCCGGGAAGGGAGTAGGGTAATTAGGATTATATTGAGTTAAAACATAATATGGATTATTATAGGAAGAGTGTCCATAGTATGAATTATTCACATTAATTAATCCTAAAAAATAACCAAATTGCACGGATTAAAACTACTTGTTTGAATTGTTAATGACTTAATCAGTATCAACTCACCCAAGCACTAAATAATGACTCAAAAAGAAAAAAGTAGTAATCCTACAACTCCCAATCAATTTGAATTAAATTTTTTTTCACGAGATTAAAACTATTTGATTTGAATTGTTAATGACTTAATCCCGTTCGAAAGTTGAAACTAAGTCGAATAACCGGATTACGAGGTCATCGACTCTAAATCAATGCTTTGGTTGGCTCGGGGCTTCGGGCTTTCATAAACCTTGAAACTCAGCCGCTTTCTTCGCCTGTCAATTCCAAAACCCTAGAAGATTGAACACAAAATTGATCAATAGTAATTGTACAGATTACCAGAAAAGTTTCAATTGCGGGTATTACCTTAATCTCTCTACTACAAACAACTTCGATTAGGTTGCGTCTCTCTTCATTACTATTTTTTTGATAATTCTGGAAACTGATGCATATACTGCGATTTTGATTTAGGAATTGGGTGATTTTGTTTAATTTTGCCCAAATTTTGAATTGCAAAAGACAAATTAAGTAAGAAAATAACAATGCAATTTTCAGAAGAATGGAAATCTTTCTTTCCAATTTCATTAGTAAATTCCCCACCTCTCCTTCTTTCAGATACTTCATTGGGTCCACTGTTTTTCAACCCCGTCCCGGAAACTGTAAACACTGTACTCTCTTCCCCCTCTCAATTATGTCCTATGCTCCTCCCCCCGCCTCACGTTTCGCTGTCTCGATTCATCGAGACTAGCACCATGTATGACTCGGGTCCTGTCCTGCGCACCACTTCCAATGCTATTGCTTCCTCATTTGGGCCTCAGCATTGCAGTAACGGATCACGTAGGCTCAGTCAAAACCGTCTTGAGCCTCTTCGCTGTCCCAATGATTGGGTTATTGTTTTTTATCCGACAGGGTCTAATTCGGATAGTGTTGGTTTTGTAGTTTTGACAGTGAAGGGTTCGAATGTGGGTGTTGTTGATTTTGGTTCCAATGATGGAGTTTTTACTTCTTCGATTCAATTTCACCATCAGATTGTTAGATTGGCAGCTTGTCGTTTGGATGATTTTGATGTTGGTGAATTAGATAGTATGGGTTGTATTGGGTTTTTGGTTGCATGTAGTATGTATGGTGCTCATTGGTTTATTGTTCGAATTAGTGGACGCAGTCCCAATTTTAAAAAGCCGGTGTTGGAGTATATTGGTGGTAAGTTGTTTAAGAGTTGTGCAGTGGTTCATGTTTGTTGGAACCCACATGTGCCGAATGAGTGTGTGATTTTGTTAGAAAGCggtgaattgtttttgtttgatATGGAGTCTTCTTGTTTTAAGGGGAAAAGGATGTGTATTGAATGGAACGAACTCCGTGAGTCTGCAGGGGATGGGTGGTTTAGCTGTGAATTTAGTTGGCACCCTCGAATTTTGATTGTTGCAAATTTAAAGGCTGTTTTCCtgatagattttagatttgagaACGGTCAGCCTTGCTGCTTGTTGAAAACCGAGATGCTGGGGATGTATAATGTAAGTGAGGAGGAGCGACTAGTTGCGTTATCAAAAGCTGGAAATGAGGGTTTTTATTTCACTGTTGCTTCAACGCAGTGGCTACTTTTATGCGATGTTCGTAAGCCCCTAATGCCTGTTTTGAGGTGGGCTCATAATCTTCACAAGCCGTGTTACATCAGGGTTTTACCGCTCTCTGAACTTAGAGCACATCCACTTAAAGAGACATATGAAGGGGCATCCGAAATGGGTTATGCTGTAATCTTAGGATCCTTTTGGTATAATGAGTTTAGTCTTTTCTGTTATGGGCGTCCTACTTCAGCCGCTACACAGTCTTTTTCATCTAAAATGTCAAAGTTCTCTGATTCTTTCTATGCATGGGAGCATCCTTCGGAACTTCGGTTATCTGGTCATTGTTGTGGCTGTGGTAGTTGTCTTCTAAAGGAAGAGTTTGTGAAGGACGATCTTCCTGAGTGGATTAAATGGCAACATAAAAAAGAATTGGTTCTTGGTTTTCTCATGTTGGACAAGGATCTATCCTCGTCATTGCTGGGCTCTGTAGAACACGGGGGCTTTACACTTGTCCGGTTAATGTCCTCTGGGAAGATTGAAACTGAGCAATATCATGCCTCCTGGAAAATGGCAAGGACAGCTTATCATGAAAttccgccactttccaaagattcTTTGCTGTGCCACATGGGTGATGAGAAATATAAATTTACTAAGAGGTTTAAGTATGTCAAACTTGAGTATCTTTTTGGCCATTTGAATGATAATCTTACCAGAGTATTGTTTTCGAAATTCAAGAACAGTGCTGTGGTTGAATGTGAAAACAAATGCTCTAATGATTTTAGTGAATTTATGAGTGAGAAATTGAAGTCGTTTGGATGTGCTCCTCCAATCTTGCACCTTTCAACATCTGATATTTTTAGCGATGTTAATATGCCAAGTAGCTTGTATGAGATTGTTAGTAGGTTAATGTGGATCAGCTTACCTATGAGTAGTTTAGAAATGGCTTTCTCCCCGTATAGAAATGGGGCTTTGGAATTCCCAAGCATTCCGGATCAAAGCCAGGCGCCTCCATTCTTCTTAAAATCGCCATCTCATAATCTTAGTAAAAGACGAAGGAAGATTTCACGTGGAAGCCAATTTGTTGGTCCAGTTGTTCCTCTTCATGTTTTACTTGTTCTATACGAGATTTCAAGAAATGGTCATTCCTTTATCACTCAACTGAATGACTACTCACCAGAAACATTGATTACTCGTAAATGTAAACCAGTTATGTGTTTAGCCAGGGAACTGGGTATAAGCAAGGATCAGGATAAAGAACATACAGTCTCACTTGGGGACGACAAGGACGATGCCTGGGTTGACTCCTCGAATCCAAGCTCATTATATTTGTATGAGCCTTCAGCATTTTCTACTgttgattccccttctttggacGGAGAGGACTCCCAAAATTCCCTTCAAGAACGTAAAACATTTATTTCAAAAGTCACCAAGTTGAACTCTCTGGAAGATTCAGAAGCTCCGAAACTATTTGATGGCCTGTGTCCAGTGGAATTAAAATTTCATTGTGATGATCAGGCTTTTGTTGGTGAGGAACTGAAATCATACCAATTTTTAAAGAAACAGTTCTTGGACTGGCAACATGGCTTTCTCCCATGCCAAGAGCTTTTCTGAGTATCAGGTTTGTGTGATGTTTCCATGGATAGTTGTTGCAGTTACTTCTGGTGTGATTTAGTTTTTGAAGCACTACATTTGGTCTGTAGAACATGTTATAAGTTGTCTCCAGTGAAAAGTATGCGCTGATCTTGTCTTTGCTAGCTGCTTGTTGCTTGATGGAGAATTCTTTCACCGTCACTAGGTGTCTGTAGAATGTGTTACAAGCTGTCTCCAGTGAAAAGTAT
This sequence is a window from Silene latifolia isolate original U9 population chromosome 8, ASM4854445v1, whole genome shotgun sequence. Protein-coding genes within it:
- the LOC141596881 gene encoding uncharacterized protein LOC141596881 — its product is MQFSEEWKSFFPISLVNSPPLLLSDTSLGPLFFNPVPETVNTVLSSPSQLCPMLLPPPHVSLSRFIETSTMYDSGPVLRTTSNAIASSFGPQHCSNGSRRLSQNRLEPLRCPNDWVIVFYPTGSNSDSVGFVVLTVKGSNVGVVDFGSNDGVFTSSIQFHHQIVRLAACRLDDFDVGELDSMGCIGFLVACSMYGAHWFIVRISGRSPNFKKPVLEYIGGKLFKSCAVVHVCWNPHVPNECVILLESGELFLFDMESSCFKGKRMCIEWNELRESAGDGWFSCEFSWHPRILIVANLKAVFLIDFRFENGQPCCLLKTEMLGMYNVSEEERLVALSKAGNEGFYFTVASTQWLLLCDVRKPLMPVLRWAHNLHKPCYIRVLPLSELRAHPLKETYEGASEMGYAVILGSFWYNEFSLFCYGRPTSAATQSFSSKMSKFSDSFYAWEHPSELRLSGHCCGCGSCLLKEEFVKDDLPEWIKWQHKKELVLGFLMLDKDLSSSLLGSVEHGGFTLVRLMSSGKIETEQYHASWKMARTAYHEIPPLSKDSLLCHMGDEKYKFTKRFKYVKLEYLFGHLNDNLTRVLFSKFKNSAVVECENKCSNDFSEFMSEKLKSFGCAPPILHLSTSDIFSDVNMPSSLYEIVSRLMWISLPMSSLEMAFSPYRNGALEFPSIPDQSQAPPFFLKSPSHNLSKRRRKISRGSQFVGPVVPLHVLLVLYEISRNGHSFITQLNDYSPETLITRKCKPVMCLARELGISKDQDKEHTVSLGDDKDDAWVDSSNPSSLYLYEPSAFSTVDSPSLDGEDSQNSLQERKTFISKVTKLNSLEDSEAPKLFDGLCPVELKFHCDDQAFVGEELKSYQFLKKQFLDWQHGFLPCQELF